The following coding sequences lie in one Vibrio splendidus genomic window:
- the yiaK gene encoding 3-dehydro-L-gulonate 2-dehydrogenase — translation MPLVSTEKLQQEYERILLARDMKPEMATKLAAGFVEMANEGTYSHGINRFPVFIDQVDKGQIKLNAEPECVNSMGALEQWDCNYGPGVLNGLICAERAMELARDYGIGMVGMRNSNHWMRGGAYVLKMAREGFAGIASTNSIAVMPAWGGKDHRIGSNPLIMAVAGDPPVVVDCSMSQFSYGQLQNFVLADKELPVVGGFDNEGELTKDPHVLWENKRLLPMGFWKGSSMAIVLDMMLTAITGGHSVPALTEDMGGEFGVSQFLIAIDLSKTMDQSTYAQEMKRIRDYVLESEPAETGSVMIAGSEIENFIKEHEAAGGIEINDGIWEQITSL, via the coding sequence ATGCCTTTAGTATCAACTGAAAAACTACAACAAGAATACGAACGAATCCTTTTGGCTCGCGACATGAAACCAGAAATGGCAACCAAGCTTGCGGCTGGTTTTGTTGAGATGGCAAACGAAGGTACTTACTCGCATGGCATCAACCGTTTTCCAGTGTTCATTGACCAAGTAGATAAAGGTCAGATCAAATTAAATGCTGAACCTGAATGCGTTAACAGCATGGGTGCTCTAGAGCAATGGGATTGTAACTACGGCCCTGGCGTTCTTAACGGCCTTATCTGTGCAGAACGTGCAATGGAATTGGCTCGTGATTACGGCATTGGCATGGTCGGTATGCGTAACTCAAACCACTGGATGCGTGGCGGTGCTTACGTATTGAAAATGGCACGTGAAGGTTTTGCAGGAATTGCGTCAACAAACTCAATCGCAGTAATGCCTGCTTGGGGTGGTAAAGATCACCGTATTGGTTCAAACCCTCTCATCATGGCGGTTGCGGGCGATCCACCCGTAGTTGTTGACTGTTCAATGAGCCAATTTTCTTACGGCCAGCTACAAAACTTCGTACTTGCTGACAAAGAACTACCTGTTGTTGGTGGCTTTGACAACGAAGGTGAACTCACTAAAGACCCACATGTACTTTGGGAAAACAAACGCCTACTTCCAATGGGTTTCTGGAAAGGTTCATCAATGGCAATCGTACTCGACATGATGCTAACGGCAATCACTGGCGGCCACTCAGTACCAGCACTAACTGAAGATATGGGTGGCGAGTTTGGTGTATCTCAATTCCTTATCGCTATCGACTTAAGCAAGACAATGGATCAAAGCACTTACGCACAAGAGATGAAGCGCATCCGCGATTACGTACTTGAGTCAGAGCCTGCAGAAACGGGTTCAGTGATGATTGCTGGTTCTGAAATTGAAAACTTCATTAAGGAACACGAAGCAGCTGGCGGCATTGAAATTAACGATGGAATTTGGGAACAAATTACGTCTCTGTAA
- a CDS encoding YhcH/YjgK/YiaL family protein encodes MLVGNTQPTQISKSYPVVIQNVLEYLNSLDQEKLALGRHELPGFDSKQAWFVVLEYDKEPLGNFQPEVHKYHSDLQIILEGSEVMAWAIDTGEHSNAQPYNQERDLQFYEYPGIELSFIHAKRNQFYLFTPNIVHITNIENDDSQPVRKLVVKIHNDLLEAK; translated from the coding sequence ATGTTAGTCGGAAATACTCAACCTACGCAGATCAGTAAGTCGTACCCTGTCGTTATTCAAAACGTGCTTGAGTACTTGAACAGTCTCGACCAAGAAAAACTCGCATTAGGTCGCCATGAACTCCCTGGTTTTGATTCAAAACAGGCATGGTTTGTTGTATTGGAATATGACAAAGAGCCTCTAGGAAACTTCCAACCTGAAGTCCATAAATACCATTCTGACTTGCAGATCATTCTCGAAGGTTCTGAAGTGATGGCATGGGCGATCGACACTGGCGAACACAGCAACGCACAACCTTATAACCAAGAACGTGACCTTCAGTTTTACGAATACCCAGGAATTGAACTCAGCTTCATTCATGCAAAACGCAATCAGTTTTATTTATTCACACCAAATATCGTGCATATCACCAATATTGAAAATGATGACAGCCAACCCGTTAGAAAACTGGTGGTGAAAATTCACAACGATTTACTGGAAGCCAAATAA
- a CDS encoding catalase produces the protein MSKKLTTAAGCPVAHNQNVQTAGKRGPQLLQDVWFLEKMAHFDREVIPERRMHAKGSGAYGTFTVTHDITKYTKAKLFSEIGKKTDLFARFTTVAGERGAADAERDIRGFALKFYTEEGNWDMVGNNTPVFFLRDPLKFPDLNHAVKRDPRTNMRSAKNNWDFWTSLPEALHQVTIVMSDRGIPATYRHMHGFGSHTFSFINADNERFWVKFHFKSQQGIKNLSDAEAGQLIGNDRESHQRDLLDSIDNQDFPKWTLKVQVMPEADAAKVSYNPFDLTKIWPHADYPLIEVGEFELNRNPQNFFAEVEQSAFNPANVVPGISFSPDKMLQGRLFAYGDAQRYRLGVNHQHIPVNAPRCPVHSYHRDGAMRVDGNFGSTLGYEPNNEGQWAEQPDFAEPALNLDGAAAHWDHREDEDYFSQPGDLFRLMTPEKQAILFDNTARNLGGVPKEIQLRHLRHCYEADPAYGEGIGKLLQIDVSEFKS, from the coding sequence ATGAGTAAAAAACTAACTACAGCTGCGGGTTGTCCTGTGGCTCATAACCAGAATGTTCAAACTGCGGGTAAACGCGGTCCTCAACTGCTTCAAGATGTTTGGTTTTTAGAAAAAATGGCGCATTTTGACCGCGAAGTCATTCCAGAGCGTCGTATGCACGCGAAAGGTTCAGGCGCTTACGGTACATTTACTGTTACGCACGACATTACCAAATACACCAAGGCAAAACTGTTTTCTGAAATAGGCAAAAAGACCGACCTGTTTGCACGTTTTACTACGGTTGCCGGTGAGCGCGGCGCCGCTGATGCTGAACGTGATATCCGTGGCTTTGCATTGAAGTTTTATACTGAAGAAGGCAACTGGGATATGGTGGGTAACAACACCCCAGTATTCTTCCTTCGTGATCCTCTTAAGTTCCCAGATCTAAATCATGCGGTTAAGCGTGACCCTCGCACCAATATGCGCAGCGCGAAGAACAACTGGGATTTCTGGACATCTCTACCTGAAGCGCTTCACCAAGTCACCATCGTAATGAGTGACCGTGGTATTCCTGCTACTTACCGTCACATGCACGGTTTTGGTAGCCACACGTTCAGCTTTATTAACGCAGACAACGAGCGTTTCTGGGTGAAATTCCACTTCAAATCTCAGCAAGGTATTAAGAACTTATCTGATGCAGAAGCCGGACAGTTGATCGGTAATGATCGCGAAAGCCATCAACGCGATTTGCTAGACAGCATCGATAATCAAGACTTCCCGAAATGGACACTGAAAGTGCAAGTGATGCCAGAAGCGGATGCAGCGAAAGTGTCTTATAACCCGTTCGATTTGACTAAGATCTGGCCACACGCAGATTACCCATTAATTGAAGTGGGTGAGTTTGAATTGAACCGTAACCCACAAAACTTCTTCGCTGAAGTTGAGCAGTCGGCATTCAATCCTGCTAACGTGGTTCCGGGTATCAGCTTCTCACCAGACAAGATGCTACAAGGTCGTTTGTTTGCTTATGGTGATGCACAGCGCTACCGTTTGGGTGTTAACCATCAGCATATCCCAGTGAACGCACCTCGTTGCCCAGTTCACAGCTATCACCGTGATGGTGCGATGCGTGTTGATGGTAACTTTGGTAGCACATTGGGTTATGAGCCAAACAACGAAGGTCAATGGGCTGAGCAACCAGATTTCGCTGAACCAGCATTGAACTTAGATGGCGCAGCGGCACACTGGGATCACCGCGAAGATGAAGATTACTTCTCGCAACCAGGTGACTTGTTCCGTCTAATGACACCAGAGAAGCAAGCTATTCTGTTTGATAACACTGCTCGTAACCTAGGCGGCGTGCCAAAAGAGATTCAACTGCGTCACCTAAGACACTGTTACGAAGCTGACCCTGCATACGGTGAAGGCATTGGTAAATTGCTTCAAATCGATGTGAGCGAATTTAAGTCGTAA
- a CDS encoding glycerate kinase yields the protein MKIVIAPDSFKESLSAVSVTACIEKGFREIFPDADYVTLPLADGGEGTVDVLLQGLAGQKRTHQVEGPLGELVSAEWAMLEPSAQNPNQTALIEIAAASGLDLLTPEQRDPLIASSFGTGQLILEAIEQGAQTIILGLGGSATNDGGAGIVQALGGRLLDRNGQELGRGGAALAELASIDLTDLDSRYTDVELIVACDVDNPLCGDNGASHIFGPQKGATPEQVLMLDKALANFAQVAESQGCVGGEPVQERAGYGAAGGTPMGLGLLFNMQIKPGIEMVLDVLQADDVLKGADLVITGEGQMDNQTLQGKTPYGIAKRASLQGIPTIGIAGSLGTEVEALYGEMSSLFGTVRSPQPLNQVLQEAEMNLTRTARNIAATLKLGRKILS from the coding sequence ATGAAAATTGTTATTGCACCAGACTCGTTTAAAGAATCTTTATCGGCTGTATCGGTGACGGCGTGCATTGAAAAGGGCTTTCGTGAAATATTCCCAGACGCTGACTATGTGACCTTACCTTTGGCCGATGGTGGCGAAGGTACGGTCGATGTATTGCTACAAGGTTTAGCCGGACAAAAGCGAACACATCAAGTTGAAGGGCCATTGGGTGAGTTGGTTAGTGCTGAATGGGCGATGTTAGAACCGTCTGCTCAGAACCCAAATCAAACGGCTTTGATTGAGATAGCTGCCGCGTCTGGTTTGGACTTGCTGACGCCAGAGCAGCGCGATCCTTTGATTGCTTCTTCATTCGGCACAGGGCAGTTGATTTTGGAAGCGATAGAGCAGGGTGCTCAAACCATCATTCTTGGATTGGGTGGCAGTGCGACCAACGACGGTGGTGCAGGCATTGTTCAAGCTCTAGGTGGGCGCTTACTCGATAGGAATGGACAAGAGCTTGGCCGAGGTGGTGCTGCACTTGCAGAACTCGCATCAATAGATCTTACCGACTTAGATTCGCGCTACACAGATGTCGAATTGATTGTGGCGTGCGATGTTGATAATCCATTGTGTGGTGATAACGGCGCCAGCCATATATTCGGTCCACAAAAAGGGGCGACGCCTGAACAAGTCTTAATGCTTGATAAGGCGCTTGCGAATTTTGCTCAAGTTGCTGAATCGCAAGGTTGTGTTGGTGGTGAACCCGTACAAGAGCGTGCCGGTTATGGCGCAGCTGGTGGCACACCGATGGGGCTTGGTTTGCTGTTCAATATGCAGATCAAACCTGGTATCGAGATGGTACTGGATGTTTTACAAGCCGATGACGTGTTGAAAGGTGCCGACCTTGTGATCACTGGCGAAGGGCAAATGGACAACCAAACTCTGCAAGGAAAAACACCTTATGGCATTGCTAAACGTGCGAGCTTACAAGGTATTCCAACCATAGGAATTGCAGGATCTTTAGGTACTGAAGTCGAAGCCTTATATGGTGAAATGAGCAGCTTGTTTGGAACGGTACGTTCTCCTCAACCACTCAATCAGGTACTGCAAGAGGCCGAAATGAATCTAACCAGAACGGCAAGAAATATAGCAGCGACGCTCAAGCTAGGAAGAAAGATACTTAGCTAA
- a CDS encoding Cof-type HAD-IIB family hydrolase — protein MHQLSTHKLYKHKLDKYKLLALDLDGTVLNSQHTISQELVETIKQVAQHTHVVIVTGRHHVAAKPYYDQLGLSTPIICCNGTYIFDYQNDTVIQENAIDKEIAAEFITLSQAHDLKMVMYVRDAMLYSRARPIEYMEALLTWSQTFPESQRPNIQKVDDFQHEAKTSEYVWKFVVEGEVDTFAELPFVKENFNGERSWVDRVDFAATSNNKGNALTRYIEPLGISLEQCVAIGDNHNDISMLKAAGLGIAMQNADDTVKSSANLITPKNNDDKTGLATLLQDLFSAH, from the coding sequence ATGCATCAGCTGTCTACGCATAAGTTGTATAAACATAAATTGGATAAGTACAAGTTGTTAGCATTGGATCTCGATGGCACGGTTCTCAACTCGCAGCACACTATTAGTCAAGAGTTAGTCGAGACGATCAAACAAGTCGCTCAACACACTCATGTGGTTATCGTTACGGGTCGCCATCATGTCGCGGCAAAACCCTATTACGACCAGCTTGGTTTATCGACTCCAATAATTTGTTGCAATGGCACTTACATCTTTGATTACCAGAACGATACGGTCATTCAAGAAAACGCCATCGACAAAGAAATTGCGGCTGAGTTTATCACCCTATCCCAGGCTCATGATCTGAAGATGGTGATGTATGTGCGTGATGCAATGCTCTACTCGAGAGCACGCCCTATTGAATACATGGAAGCGCTACTGACGTGGTCTCAAACCTTTCCAGAAAGCCAGCGACCAAACATTCAAAAGGTCGACGATTTTCAACATGAAGCGAAAACCTCAGAGTACGTGTGGAAGTTTGTCGTTGAAGGTGAAGTCGATACATTTGCCGAACTTCCTTTCGTTAAAGAGAACTTCAACGGCGAGCGCTCTTGGGTTGACCGTGTCGATTTCGCAGCAACAAGCAATAACAAAGGCAATGCATTAACCCGTTACATTGAGCCGCTAGGTATCAGCCTAGAGCAGTGTGTCGCAATTGGTGACAACCACAATGACATTTCGATGCTTAAAGCAGCAGGACTTGGCATCGCAATGCAAAATGCAGATGACACCGTAAAAAGCTCAGCCAACCTAATCACGCCTAAAAACAATGACGATAAGACAGGGTTAGCCACGCTTTTACAAGACCTATTTAGTGCCCATTAA
- a CDS encoding FGGY-family carbohydrate kinase, protein MNYYIGIDSGGTFMKAALFNAKGEQQGLARVSASVINEKQGWVERDLNALWGNAVDVIKQLLDTTKVEPTSIKGLSISAQGKGVYLLDKEGQNLGHGIMSSDSRSLPIVKEWLEQGKAKEIYPTTLQTLWTGHPVSIIRWIKENDAERYNNIGAVMMSHDYLRYRLTGEVAAELTNISESNFFNSITGEYDRALLETFGIEEIWDALPPVVKPQQQAGKITAAVANETGLAIGTPVFGGLFDVVSTAICSGINSSEHTLNYVMGTWAVTSGISKVVTQESHNFVYGHYAVDNEYIIHEASPTSAGNYEWFADYLGENGQLNHQQNQALVEALDPASSSIYFVPFLYGSNQGLGLKSGFYGLQSHHTKGHLIQAIWEGILFCHNIHLERMRQRFPKANILKVTGGPASSPVWMQMLADLTGMTVEISDVDETGSLGAAMMAMVGAGEFASLEECTQTITNSASRVEPNPEHYDTYQKKYKHYQRLVQLFKQFEDEMDA, encoded by the coding sequence ATGAATTACTACATTGGAATTGATTCTGGCGGGACTTTTATGAAAGCCGCGTTGTTTAACGCAAAAGGTGAACAACAAGGTCTTGCCCGCGTATCGGCGAGCGTCATCAACGAAAAACAAGGTTGGGTAGAACGCGACCTAAACGCACTATGGGGTAACGCTGTCGATGTCATTAAGCAGCTTTTAGATACCACAAAAGTAGAACCGACCTCTATCAAAGGCTTGAGCATTTCAGCCCAAGGCAAAGGCGTTTACCTTCTTGATAAAGAGGGACAAAATCTTGGCCACGGCATTATGTCTTCTGACTCGCGTTCACTGCCTATCGTTAAAGAGTGGCTAGAACAGGGTAAAGCAAAAGAGATCTATCCAACCACACTGCAAACACTGTGGACAGGTCACCCTGTATCGATTATTCGCTGGATCAAAGAGAACGATGCCGAACGATACAACAACATTGGCGCAGTGATGATGTCTCACGACTACCTTCGCTATCGCTTAACGGGCGAAGTGGCTGCAGAACTGACCAATATCTCAGAGAGTAACTTTTTCAACTCCATTACGGGGGAGTATGACAGAGCACTTCTGGAAACCTTTGGTATCGAAGAAATTTGGGACGCGCTACCACCCGTTGTAAAACCTCAACAGCAAGCAGGGAAAATCACTGCGGCTGTTGCTAATGAAACCGGCCTAGCAATAGGTACACCTGTGTTCGGCGGTTTGTTTGATGTGGTGTCTACCGCGATATGTTCTGGAATCAACTCTTCAGAACATACCCTGAATTATGTAATGGGAACATGGGCGGTCACGTCTGGTATCTCAAAGGTAGTCACGCAAGAAAGCCACAACTTTGTTTACGGCCATTACGCCGTCGATAACGAGTACATTATTCATGAGGCGAGCCCGACTTCAGCGGGTAACTATGAATGGTTTGCTGACTACCTTGGTGAAAATGGCCAGCTTAACCACCAGCAAAATCAAGCGTTAGTGGAAGCATTAGATCCGGCATCAAGCAGTATCTACTTTGTGCCATTCCTTTACGGTTCAAACCAAGGGCTTGGCCTAAAGTCAGGCTTCTATGGTCTGCAATCGCACCATACTAAAGGACACCTAATTCAAGCCATTTGGGAAGGCATTTTATTCTGTCACAACATTCACCTAGAACGTATGCGTCAGCGTTTTCCAAAAGCCAACATACTAAAAGTGACAGGCGGCCCTGCATCTAGCCCGGTATGGATGCAAATGCTGGCTGACCTTACCGGCATGACCGTTGAAATATCAGACGTGGATGAAACCGGCTCATTAGGTGCCGCAATGATGGCAATGGTCGGCGCGGGTGAGTTCGCTTCATTAGAAGAATGTACTCAAACCATCACTAATTCTGCGTCACGTGTCGAACCGAATCCTGAACACTACGACACTTACCAAAAGAAATATAAGCACTATCAAAGACTGGTGCAGTTGTTTAAACAATTTGAGGATGAAATGGATGCCTAG
- a CDS encoding L-ribulose-5-phosphate 4-epimerase, with product MSQEQKTYQELKERVFAANLQLPKYGLVTFTWGNVSEIDRERGVIAIKPSGVEYDVMTADDIVVLDLEGNRIEGKLNPSSDTATHVELYKAFPTIGGIVHTHSRNATIWAQAGRDIPALGTTHADYFYGDVPCTRLLTKSEIESDYEKNTGLVIIEEFKQRDIDPQAMPGVIIAGHAPFTWGKDGSDAVHNAVVMEEIAAMATATRAISPEAAIQPELLDKHYNRKHGKNSYYGQK from the coding sequence ATGTCTCAAGAACAAAAAACATACCAAGAATTAAAAGAACGCGTGTTCGCAGCAAACTTGCAACTTCCTAAATATGGCTTAGTGACTTTCACTTGGGGCAATGTCTCTGAAATCGATCGTGAACGTGGCGTGATTGCAATCAAACCGTCAGGTGTTGAATACGATGTAATGACGGCAGATGACATCGTTGTTCTCGATTTAGAGGGCAATCGCATTGAAGGTAAGCTGAACCCTTCAAGCGACACGGCTACGCACGTTGAACTTTACAAAGCCTTCCCAACCATTGGCGGCATTGTTCACACACACTCTCGCAACGCCACCATTTGGGCACAAGCCGGCCGAGACATTCCAGCGCTTGGAACTACACACGCCGATTACTTCTACGGTGATGTACCTTGCACTCGCCTACTAACAAAATCTGAGATCGAGTCTGACTACGAGAAAAACACTGGCTTAGTGATCATCGAAGAATTCAAGCAACGCGATATCGACCCACAGGCAATGCCAGGTGTCATCATCGCAGGACACGCACCATTTACATGGGGCAAGGATGGTTCAGACGCTGTGCACAATGCTGTAGTAATGGAAGAGATTGCAGCCATGGCAACAGCCACTCGTGCCATCAGTCCAGAAGCAGCTATTCAACCAGAGCTACTCGATAAGCATTACAACCGTAAACACGGTAAGAATTCATACTACGGACAGAAGTAA
- a CDS encoding TRAP transporter large permease subunit, with product MTLAIFLSVLIVSILLGLPVAFALLLSSMALMLHMDFFSADILAQSLINGVDSFTLLAIPFFLIAGEVMASGGLSQRIVRLATTYVGHRQGGLGYVAIMTSVLLAGLSGSAVADAAALVSILYPMMKAAKYPEAPSMGLLASGGIIAPVIPPSIPLILVGVAGGISIKNLFLGGIVPGLLMGMTLMFVWRWTVRKENLATSEKATKAEKRAALREGVWALMLPVIIIVGIRFGIFTPTEAAVVAATYAIFISTFVYKELSLTKFYHIVLTAGRSTAMVMFLVGCAMVAAWLITVAQLPQQLAEMLGPLVDSPRLLMAVIMLLVLCVGMVMDLSPTILILVPLLMPVIKMAGIDPTYFGLLFVINCSIGLITPPVGTVLNVVCGVARVPMSTAVKGVLPFIAAYMALLTLFVIFPSIITVPMSFVIG from the coding sequence ATGACGTTAGCCATTTTCTTATCGGTATTGATTGTCTCAATCTTACTTGGTCTTCCTGTCGCATTTGCACTGTTGTTGTCTTCAATGGCATTGATGCTTCATATGGACTTTTTTAGTGCAGACATTCTTGCGCAGTCTTTAATTAATGGTGTCGACAGCTTCACTCTGCTTGCCATTCCATTCTTCCTCATTGCGGGTGAAGTAATGGCATCGGGAGGCTTGTCACAGCGTATTGTTCGCCTAGCAACCACTTACGTGGGACACCGTCAAGGTGGCTTGGGTTACGTTGCTATCATGACTTCGGTACTGCTTGCTGGCCTTTCTGGTTCAGCTGTAGCAGATGCAGCAGCCTTGGTCAGTATTCTTTACCCAATGATGAAAGCAGCGAAATACCCAGAAGCACCTTCAATGGGCTTACTTGCTTCAGGCGGTATCATCGCACCCGTTATTCCACCTTCAATCCCTCTGATCCTTGTAGGTGTTGCTGGCGGTATCTCGATCAAAAACCTATTTCTAGGCGGCATCGTTCCAGGCCTGTTAATGGGTATGACATTGATGTTTGTGTGGCGCTGGACAGTTCGCAAAGAAAACCTAGCGACATCAGAAAAAGCGACAAAAGCAGAAAAACGCGCAGCACTTAGAGAAGGTGTATGGGCCTTAATGCTGCCGGTCATCATCATAGTGGGTATTCGTTTCGGCATCTTTACACCAACAGAAGCCGCTGTAGTAGCCGCAACTTACGCAATCTTTATCTCAACGTTTGTTTATAAAGAATTAAGCCTAACAAAGTTCTACCACATCGTGCTTACTGCAGGTCGCTCGACCGCAATGGTTATGTTCTTGGTGGGTTGTGCAATGGTTGCAGCGTGGCTAATTACAGTTGCTCAGCTACCTCAACAACTCGCAGAAATGTTAGGTCCACTGGTGGATAGCCCACGCCTATTAATGGCAGTAATTATGTTGCTCGTACTTTGTGTCGGCATGGTTATGGACTTGAGCCCTACGATTCTAATCCTTGTACCCCTTTTAATGCCTGTCATCAAGATGGCTGGAATTGACCCAACGTACTTCGGCCTACTGTTCGTTATTAACTGTTCAATTGGCTTGATTACGCCTCCTGTAGGCACCGTACTAAACGTAGTGTGTGGTGTAGCGAGAGTACCAATGTCGACCGCAGTGAAAGGTGTATTGCCCTTCATCGCAGCTTACATGGCTCTGCTCACACTGTTTGTCATCTTCCCAAGCATTATCACTGTGCCAATGTCGTTTGTCATTGGTTAA
- a CDS encoding TRAP transporter small permease, giving the protein MQSVFKSIWKSIDVIMAVILSCMIALVFTNVVLRYGFSSGLRPSVELSRLGLVWIVMLGAAVVLRRGEHLAVAEFSERLFPKAVPVLRRICWVIVLISVGMLYVGSYRQMMSNWSDISQLTGLPSALFYLAGVVSGLLMGVIAFVRIFKPDWQLDNLEEEKE; this is encoded by the coding sequence ATGCAAAGTGTATTTAAGAGTATTTGGAAAAGTATCGATGTCATCATGGCAGTTATTCTGTCTTGCATGATTGCTCTCGTGTTTACAAACGTAGTTTTACGCTACGGCTTTTCTTCTGGTCTTCGTCCCTCTGTAGAACTATCTCGCCTTGGTCTTGTATGGATTGTCATGCTCGGTGCCGCCGTTGTGCTGCGCCGAGGTGAACACCTCGCGGTTGCGGAATTTTCTGAACGATTATTTCCAAAAGCAGTACCCGTACTAAGACGTATTTGTTGGGTAATCGTCTTGATCTCAGTAGGCATGCTTTACGTCGGTTCATACCGTCAAATGATGTCTAACTGGTCAGATATTTCTCAACTTACAGGGCTTCCTTCAGCATTATTTTACTTAGCTGGTGTGGTGTCAGGCTTGTTAATGGGTGTGATTGCCTTTGTGCGAATCTTCAAACCAGACTGGCAGCTAGATAACTTAGAAGAGGAGAAAGAATAA
- a CDS encoding DctP family TRAP transporter solute-binding subunit: MKTLLKLTLLASTIAMSSSAFAATTLKLAHAAPESDLQQDLSLFFKKEVEARSNGEIKVNVYPQGQLGSDKQMIDGSRAGIVDLAMVGLNNYNGLMPESAAFTLPFMFPDRQTAYKVLDGEPGKEVLANFEKFGLKGLGFPENGYRNMTNNEKPIRVPSDVEGLQMRVNGSKALNDMFNELGANPQQLPVSELYTALETGVVDSQDHPISVTLSFKFDEVQKYLSLTQHAYSPLVLTMNLRKFDKLTDEEQKIIEEVSAEAVAMQRELSIQKEDKMIAQLEANGMQVNRDVDGAAFQQAIQPVWSAYIEKNGDVMINKIKLAAK, encoded by the coding sequence ATGAAAACCCTACTAAAACTTACTCTACTCGCTTCGACTATCGCAATGAGCTCTAGCGCTTTTGCCGCTACGACTCTAAAACTGGCGCACGCTGCACCAGAGTCGGATTTGCAACAAGACCTATCTTTGTTCTTTAAGAAAGAAGTAGAAGCTCGTTCAAACGGCGAAATCAAAGTAAACGTCTACCCACAAGGTCAATTGGGCAGTGATAAGCAAATGATTGATGGTTCACGTGCTGGCATCGTTGATTTAGCGATGGTTGGCTTGAACAACTATAACGGCCTAATGCCTGAATCAGCGGCCTTCACTCTGCCGTTCATGTTCCCAGATCGTCAAACAGCATACAAAGTACTGGACGGCGAGCCGGGTAAAGAAGTGTTAGCGAACTTTGAAAAATTCGGTCTTAAAGGTCTTGGTTTCCCTGAAAATGGTTACCGCAACATGACCAACAACGAAAAACCTATTCGTGTTCCTTCAGATGTTGAAGGCCTACAAATGCGTGTGAATGGCTCGAAAGCGCTAAACGACATGTTCAACGAGCTAGGTGCTAACCCGCAGCAACTTCCAGTATCAGAACTCTACACAGCACTTGAAACAGGCGTTGTTGACTCTCAAGACCACCCAATTTCTGTAACGCTATCTTTCAAGTTTGACGAAGTACAAAAATACCTAAGCCTTACACAACACGCTTACTCACCACTAGTTCTAACAATGAACCTACGTAAGTTCGACAAGCTAACGGATGAAGAGCAAAAAATCATCGAAGAAGTCTCTGCTGAAGCCGTGGCAATGCAACGTGAGCTAAGCATCCAAAAAGAAGACAAGATGATCGCTCAACTAGAAGCGAACGGTATGCAAGTTAACCGTGACGTTGATGGCGCTGCTTTCCAACAAGCTATCCAACCGGTTTGGAGCGCTTACATCGAGAAAAATGGCGACGTGATGATCAACAAGATCAAGCTAGCAGCCAAGTAA
- a CDS encoding 3-keto-L-gulonate-6-phosphate decarboxylase UlaD, with protein sequence MALDATDIDTALASIEHVADKLDVIEIGTILAFAHGVDSVRVLREKYPNHIIVCDMKITDASAILTRLAMDAGANWVTVSAAAHIETIRSAKKVTDEFDGEVQIELYGHWTLEDAQAWVDMGIKQAIYHRSRDAELAGVSWTEEDLIKMQKLSDIGIELSITGGIVPDDLHLFKNLSAKSFIAGRALAGSNGRDIAENFHTEIGKHW encoded by the coding sequence ATGGCACTGGATGCCACTGATATCGACACAGCGTTAGCCTCAATAGAGCATGTTGCAGATAAGTTAGATGTGATTGAAATCGGGACGATTTTAGCCTTCGCCCATGGCGTAGACAGCGTTAGAGTCCTACGAGAAAAATACCCAAATCACATCATTGTCTGTGACATGAAAATCACCGATGCCAGCGCCATTTTAACACGTCTGGCGATGGATGCTGGCGCTAACTGGGTAACAGTAAGTGCAGCAGCACACATCGAAACTATTCGTTCAGCGAAGAAAGTAACGGATGAATTCGACGGCGAAGTGCAAATTGAGCTGTATGGACACTGGACACTGGAAGATGCACAAGCTTGGGTCGACATGGGCATTAAACAAGCAATTTATCACCGTTCTCGTGATGCGGAACTTGCTGGTGTGAGCTGGACCGAAGAAGATTTGATAAAAATGCAGAAATTATCGGATATTGGAATTGAACTATCCATTACTGGTGGTATTGTTCCTGACGATCTGCATTTGTTTAAGAATCTGTCTGCAAAGTCATTTATTGCTGGCCGAGCGTTAGCTGGTAGCAATGGACGTGACATCGCAGAAAACTTCCATACTGAAATAGGTAAACACTGGTAG